The following nucleotide sequence is from Toxoplasma gondii ME49 chromosome IV, whole genome shotgun sequence.
CTGGTTTATTCCAGACTGAAGCCGCCTGAAGCTCGCAAATATTCGAGCATGCCTTCTGGAAGAACTGGAGTCTCTGCATCAGATCAAGAACAGGTAGAGCATGGAAAATGATAACCCCCATCGAAAAAACATCCTTGAGGTATACACGCAACTAACATACTCAACATGCTGACGGCTATCATTTCCTTAAGAAAGATAAAACAGtcccgtgtctctctgttgctgATTGGGCGCGCCCACGGCTACTAAATCTTAGCTTTACATACCTCTGTCAGCACTGTTCTTGGTGTAGTAGCTTTTGGCTACATAACGGAACGGAAGGCAGACAGTCTCGCAGCCCCTGTCAtcctgcagagaaaaacccATCCATACATGGAATCGAGAAGGGCCCACCGTATACCAGCAGACAGAACACTCCACAATGACAACGGTGGAATTATTGGCGGTGCTATCTGGACGTATCAGCTTTTGCGTCAGTCGCTTACCACGGGTATTTCGGGGTCGTCAACGAACGGGATATCCGAAAGGGGAATCCGATCTGCAAGAAGCAACCCAAAGCACGTACATGATGCTGTGTGACTGGACAGCAACGAAGAATGCATAGAAAATCAGACACCGAGTATCAGCTTCATCAAAGCCTCAGAGAACTCTTCCTCACCTTCCAAAATTATTTTCGTCACCAAGACTGCCGTATTCGTCGTCATTTGCTCAAATCCTAGATTTCGTGAATGCTTTAGATCGTGCTTGCGAACCTCCGCTGTCCGATCATCAGAAGGAACATTCCCTGAACAGTAGACAAGCACAAGTAACCTCCTTTCGTGAAACCTTGCTTTCACTTGGTCATGACCTCCAACTCCTGTCCAGCTCCGTCGCTTTCCAGAAGTCAACGAAAACCACCTACCAAGGATGCCACCAAAAACACACAGTTGGAacctctctgcgtcttcaggTGACAGGGTCTCTTCGGCATCCATCTGAAAAACACAACACCACAAGAAATGGGAAAGTCTCGGATTTGTCATTTTAGGAGTAAACCCTACATTCTGTTCCATCGGTGAAACCCGAAGTACTCTGTGTCAGCACCTGAAAGAATCGACTGTGTTTATGGATCCTagaaagagcaggaagaCTAGTTAGAAAGCCATGCATGAGCAAGCCTGCAGGATCATGTCTGCATTGAACGCATCTCTGTCATACGCCGTCATGCGTCTTCCCCAACCAAGATTTCATATCTGTGGGCTCGGCCCAACCACGGTGACGGACATATACATTTCAGTCCGCAGTGCGCATATTTCTCTGACAGTGCCACAATGAACAGTTTTGAACACACGAAAGGGCGGAAATATTACGAACTGTGCGAGTTTGGCTTACGTCTAGCAAGACAGCCTTGTCCCACGCGAAGTCGTCCCTCAACTGGCCAATAGAGGCTGCAGGGAATAACATGCCAAGATGCCAGAAAAAAACTGTTCACACCTACATAAAGACCCATCATGTATTCACTACATTAACAGAGATGGATCAACCCTGAAATCGAACCCCCCTTCTACAACAGTGTctgcgatgcatgcagcaaatTTTCCGGCATACCTGTGAGAAACTTTGCGTTGTACTTTTTCCTGACATCCGGAATGTCACTGCAAACACACAGACATGGCGGAACAGAGATAATCACAAAACAAATTACAGTCGCGCTGTTCCTGTGTGGGTCCGCCTTTCACCGACGGGGAAGATGCCATCAGTGTCACTGTTTTTCTAAGTATTAGGGAATGCTTATACAGAGAAACaagtatacatatgtatagaGACGCGTCGACCTGACTCGAACATAAACTAATCGTCTCCCAGATACAAGCACCAAGCCTTCCTATGAATTCTTACCACTGGTCCTTAATTATCTCAGTGATAGGAAACTCCAAGTTCCTTCCTGCCTACCTCTCAATAATGTTGGCGAAGATGACCCGCTCTGGACCAATGACCTGGCAGATGTGCTCGTACTCAAGACTACACCATTCCTGTACATGGCAGAAGAAGGTGACAGCCGCAACCCTCGCATAGTGCCTCGCGAATGTTTTTCGAAGAACGAAATCAGTCGGTGGCGTCACCGAAACCATGCACCAAGAGCAATCGTTTGCCGCACTGAAGCAGCAGCATCAACAAACCGGCGTTGGGAAGAAAAGTCCCCCACCCTTGTACGCACATCTCCTGCAAAAAGTAATTGTTTTACGCGTTTATTCCCGGCCGAGGAAAAAGATAAGCGACTTCTCTGCGAGATTCGTTAGGTGATTCTTGGCACCGGACTACAGTTGTGCCCCGCCTGTTAGGCATGCTTGCCAATAGCCTCTACAGTCGCAACGTCGCTTTTTGGATCGTGTCCACcgcttgtctctgctttGAATAAATCTCTTTCCCTCATCTTCTCGGATTTTCGCCGCCACCATTTCACGTTTTTTCCCACGTTTCTGGCGTTCAGAGGCGTCCGCGGGGCCAGCGGCTTTGCTGGAGACTGTGTATGGAAACTCACTTCAATTTCTTCCTCGATATTTTCAACGAGGTAACGTCTTTCAGACACTTCGGTTCCCATCGTGATAACCAGCGGTGCAATCCCTTTCCAACGGGAAGATGACTTTTCCGAAAGAAACCTGCGGTCGTGAATCTGCTCGAATGTTCGAGCAAGGGTTCCCGGAAAGGCAAAATCGAGGCGACCTGTCGATAGTTCCAGTGTTTTCGGATTTCAGGCAAGACGGCATAGGGCACGAATATGCGAGCAGGCCGCGCCTGTATCGGAGGAAATGAAACAGGCGTGCTCACCTGAGTAACAACTGGGTCACGGTAATCGGGTTTCAAGACAACGGAAGACAGACAGTTACATCCTTGATTCACTCACTCTTGAGTAAAGGTTGAGCAAAGGATTTTAAAGCAGTCGACTGACTATTTGAAGGAAACTCGGCTCTTTCTAAGGAACACGGAAGGCTGATGACCTGCCTAGCGGCAAATCGCTGCGGTGCTCAAGCTGGCACATGCAGTCACGCACACTGCCTGGCTTCTAGGTTGATAGTCGGACTGGAAAAGCCCAACAAAATGGGACGATCTCTTGCTGATATGCCAATCGTATCTCTTTATTTGCTTCTGCCTAAAAAAATCAAAGTTTTCTGGCCTGTATCAAGCCCTCTTTTTGGTGAGGATGGTTTTCCTCATGTTCGACGCAGGGAAGGCTTCTAGCAGAGCTGCCGCTGCGACAGACACTCGAGTGACTATGTTTCCATCGTGgactcctttttttcttttcccttgTCGAGCGGGTTTCCAGACCTTCGTTTCCCTTAAAGTTTAACTAGCCATCGGCCGAGATTGACATGCAAGCTTCAGCCCGCTTTTCCCCAGGTGGGGTTGCAAAGTTTCCCTTCTGGGCTGGCCAGCGCTTTCGAGCAGGGCAAAGCACCCCCCAACGCGAAATTGAACCTGCGGTGACTTGATGCTTTAAATTGATCGTCAAAATATGAGTTTGCCTTATCGGATTGCGGGCCAtgaagacggaggaaagcACTCTTCTTCCATCCACGTTCCCCTCCCTTTCTCAATTTTTTCTGAGATATGCGGCATCTTTCCTCGATGCCAGccaactcttcttcctgtcggCCCAAGGTGAACGCGTGGAGGGTCGCGTcttgtctccactttctgaGAGTTCACGTGAAGGATTGCATTCTGCAGCCGTACGGCCGCactctgtcgccttttttccaggtagttgtctttctccttctggaAATACTGCTCTTCAGTCTCACTAGTTTCGCCTTCCCAGtgtgcgtgtctctctccgactcCCTGAAGGTCGTCCGTCTCGATTCACGTCAACACCTCACCAAGACCCGAAAAAaagtttctttcctttcttgtttAGTTCAGATGCCACGTAAAATGGAAGAGTgtctgctgtttcttctgacTGCTCCTCCGCCTGCCTCTTACAGGTGCATGTGTATCCCTTCTTTCCCTCAATGGTTCTTGTGCCCCGCCCCCGTTGTTTCCCCTGGGGTCTtaccttctcttcctctatctCTCTGAGGTTCGAACGTTGAGGGCCCCAATGTTAATTCGTGAACAATTCGTGACCTGAAGCGTAGTCCCTGAATCGATGATCGTTTATCTGCAGAGTACGATCTGTTTTCGTCCGTCCATCTTCGCACCGTGTCCCCCGTTTGTTTGACTCTTTTCGTTCTACTTCCAAAAACACAGAATTTGTTTCATCTCCTCAGCCGCGAAACTGTACAGGGTGTGTCAACTAATTTGCTCCCAGTGAAACTTCAAGTACACGGCGACACGACACTCCAAATCCTTTccgctcctttctctgctctcagaaaccctctctttcttttcaagggcTTCCTAcacttcctcgcttccccgtCTGGTTGGCTCTGTACTTCTATCGCCACGCTGAGGACTGAAGCGACAACCGGTTCTCTTCCGATTTTTTTTTTGACCCATAACCAGCACAGGTGGGAGGTTTTCGTGTGTGACTCTCTGCACCCGAAAACGTCTCTTTCCGTTCTCATTCCATGATTCCGCCCTTCTTGTCCGTTGTTTTCTACCTGGTCTGCTAGCCTCTCCCTTCGTATTTCTGGTTGGCACTGTGCTCTTCCCGAAGCCCCCATCTCTCAGCTGCGGTACTTACAGCTGAGGTGTCGATTCGGGCTGCCTGCGTGCACCCTCCGAACTCCTGTCCTTTCTGGTCAACTCTTGCCTCACCGTGTCGCTATGCGTATCTATGAAGCCCATTTGTGTGCACTTTTTCATGTCGCATCTCTCATCTgctttctccatcttcttttcttccaccttcttcctctccatccTCTTGTCCTCTTTCAGCCTCTTTTCTTCTAGCCAGTGAGTCTCGTGTCGCTGCTCGCGGTTTGTCTCTCCGAGGCGAGAGGCCGTTggttcctctgtttcctcatAATGGACAGCGGGTCTCGTCAGGTGCTCAGCCGTCTTGGAAAGCTGTCGCGCTCACAGAAGACGCTTGTGGGGCAAGTGACGAGTCTCCTGGGGGCTTCCGAGGAggtcgctctctcgctcttgcgCACGACGAGCTGGGATCTGAATGCAGCCGtcgacctcttcttctcccagtCCCCGCCACAGTCGCGGGGCTTCCCGTCTAGGGCTCCAGATTCTGCGAGCATAGAGTCCGTGCAAacctcctccctcttcactcctgtctccgcctgGAGGAAGCCGGGCAGGGCTTCGCGGGCCTCAACACCCGGTTCGGGTGAGGCTGCGAATCCGTCCTCGCCGATTCTTCTTGAAGACGACACGAGCGATGGAGAGACTCCAGAGACCCGCACGCAAGAGACAAACTTCGATCTGTCGTCGCATACAGAAGGACAAGGAAAGGCGAACGCTCCGGCTAAGGCCCCCCAAGAGACGGGACCCGAGAGAGGAACCTCGAGTTTGACGCAATCATGCGAGGAACGGAGTGCGTGGACAGCGGCCGTGGATTCGAGGCAGGTGGAGTGGCAGCAAGAAGAGACCTCGAGAGTGGAGACCCGAAAACGAGGGTTATCTGCGACGCGGATTCGTTCTGGAAAGACTGAGAGCGAAGCCCAGGAGGCGGCGAGCGACAAAGCGGCTGGCTCCGACTGTCGAGACACCTCACACACTCGGTCTTTTGGAGAGCGCCCCGCAGCCAAGCGTACGAAACTCGGAGGAGATTCGCTGAGTTG
It contains:
- a CDS encoding hypothetical protein (encoded by transcript TGME49_318490); this translates as MGTEVSERRYLVENIEEEIEEWCSLEYEHICQVIGPERVIFANIIESDIPDVRKKYNAKFLTASIGQLRDDFAWDKAVLLDMDAEETLSPEDAERFQLCVFGGILGNVPSDDRTAEVRKHDLKHSRNLGFEQMTTNTAVLVTKIILEDRIPLSDIPFVDDPEIPVDDRGCETVCLPFRYVAKSYYTKNSADRETPVLPEGMLEYLRASGGFSLE